A section of the Falco biarmicus isolate bFalBia1 chromosome 3, bFalBia1.pri, whole genome shotgun sequence genome encodes:
- the LOC130145524 gene encoding LOW QUALITY PROTEIN: uncharacterized protein LOC130145524 (The sequence of the model RefSeq protein was modified relative to this genomic sequence to represent the inferred CDS: deleted 5 bases in 3 codons) — MALPWALLLLGEVLAQDAAAQGCLLPPAGESQPFALPCQWKHPWWDKALLGCLGGGLTPALAGYNAALGRPARQSSVFPNISIATNAVDGNRDGVWHHGSCSRTRREREPWWSVDLGGRRAVAAVVVKNRQDCCWQRLRGAQVHVGDAPAERGRDNPICGVITDTGPGSLSTICCQGLQGRYVSILIPSREDALVLCEVEVVLQGCLPLPGGEGLPGRQWGLVGQQSGAGSLVPCSHWQFQPPTWRRAAPTQSSTLNAISLAANAVDGSSNASWEHGSCTHTEKELEPWWRVDLGHRHTVYSVTVTNRHNCCWESLLGAQVHVGDSLANHGKRNPVLWRFPPSSCGAILDTGPGSTSTICCNGLPGRYVSIIIPGREDFLILCEVEVTAQSCVPPPGEGVGAMVDSGPGPSPCCGSCGGEEPPGLLLALAEGCPRPCRGLPCQPWHQQPHVSATVLTLWCTAALALGHPHPCPPPCSCGTVTDTSPGSTSTICCHGLRGRYVTITIPGREERLSLCEVEVVEQGCAVLPGGEWVWGAPRGLLGTWHPQPSCSRSPEHGPGPPGHPVLHPGCQQQCRQCRQRGLGWQSGARLRAHTTEELEPWWRVDLGHRHAIYAVVVKNRHDCCWERLKGAEVRVGDSPVDRSRHNPVCGIITDASPGSISTVCCHGLRGRYVSILIPGRKDALVLCEVEVIRQGCTPLPGGELSGEPTSPRNPSTHQPTMVFTALNVAREQQATQSSTSNGSGFASKAVDGNRDGVWHHGSCSHTRREREPWWSVDLGRRRAVAAVVVKNRQDCCWQRLRGAQVHVGDAPADRGRDNPICGIITDAGPGSLSTICCQGLQGRYVTVTIPGREGQLVLCEVEVYTVFPEI, encoded by the exons atggccctgccctgggctctgCTACTGCTCGGTGAGGTCCTGGCACAGGATGCAGCCGCCCAGGGCTGCCTCCTTCCGCCGGCTGGTGAGTCCCAACCCTTTGCCCTTCCTTGCCAGTGGAAGCACCCCTGGTGGGACAAAGCCTTGCTGGGGTGCCTCGGTGGTGGGCTGACCCCCGCCTTGGCAGGTTATAACGCAGCGCTGGGGCGCCCAGCCCGCCAGTCCTCCGTCTTCCCCAACATCAGCATCGCCACCAACGCAGTGGACGGGAACCGGGACGGCGTCTGGCACCACGGCTCCTGCAGCCGCACACGGCGAGAGCGGGAGCCCTGGTGGAGTGTGGACCTGGGTGGGCGCCGCGCCGTGGCAGCTGTGGTGGTAAAGAACCGGCAGGATTGCTGCTGGCAGCGGCTGCGGGGAGCGCAGGTCCATGTCGGGGACGCACCAGCCGAGCGTGGCAGGGACAACCCCAT CTGTGGCGTCATCACGGACACCGGTCCTGGCTCACTCAGTACCAtctgctgccaggggctgcagggccgctATGTCTCCATCCTCATCCCCAGCCGGGAGGATGCGTTGGTGCTGTGCGAGGTGGAGGTGGtgctccagggctgcctccccctgcccggaGGTGAGGGGCTCCCAGGGAGGCAgtgggggctggtggggcagcaGTCAGGGGCCGGCAGCCTCGTGCCATGCTCCCACTGGCAATTCCAGCCCCCAACGTGGCGCAGGGCCGCGCCG ACACAGTCCTCCACGCTGAATGCCATCAGCCTGGCTGCCAATGCCGTGGATGGGAGCAGCAATGCCAGCTGGGAGCACGGCTCCTGCACCCACActgagaaggagctggagccGTGGTGGCGTGTAGACCTGGGCCATCGGCACACTGTCTACTCCGTCACTGTCACTAACCGCCACaactgctgctgggagagcCTTCTCGGCGCCCAGGTCCACGTTGGGGACTCCCTGGCTAACCATGGCAAGCGCAACCCTGTG CTGTGGCGGttccctcccagcagctgcggGGCCATCTTGGACACTGGTCCCGGCTCCACCAGTACCATCTGCTGCAACGGGCTGCCGGGTCGCTATGTCTCCATCATCATCCCTGGGCGGGAGGATTTCCTCATCCTCTGCGAAGTGGAGGTGACAGCCCAGAGCTGCGTCCCCCCGCCTGGCG AGGGAGTTGGAGCCATGGTGGACAGTGGACCTGGGCCATCGCCATGCTGTGGCAGCTGTGGTGGTGAGGAACCGCCTGgactgctgctggcactggctgAAGGGTGCCCGCGTCCATGTCGGGGACTCCCTTGCCAGCCATGGCACCAACAACCCCATGTGAGTGCCACAGTGTTGACACTGTGGTGCACGGCTGCTTTGGCGCTTGGCCACCCTCACCCTTGTCCCCCTCCTTGTAGCTGCGGCACAGTCACAGATACCAGCCCTGGCTCCACCAGCACCATCTGCTGCCACGGGCTGCGCGGCCGCTACGTCACCATCACGATCCCTGGCCGCGAGGAACGGCTGAGCCTGTGCGAGGTGGAGGTTGTGGAgcaaggctgtgctgtgctgccagggggTGAGTGGGTTTGGGGGGCACCGCGGGGTCTTCTGGGGACatggcacccccagcccagctgttCCCGCAGCCCAGAACATGGCCCTGGGCCGCCCGGCCACCCAGTCCTCCATCCTggatgccagcagcagtgccgcCAATGCCGTCAACGGGGACTGGGATGGCAATCAGGAGCACGGCTCC GTGCCCACACCACAGAGGAGCTGGAGCCATGGTGGCGTGTTGATCTCGGCCACCGGCACGCCATCTATGCCGTGGTGGTGAAGAACCGCCATGACTGCTGCTGGGAGCGGTTGAAGGGGGCTGAGGTCCGCGTCGGTGACTCCCCGGTTGACCGCAGTCGGCACAACCCTGT CTGCGGCATCATCACAGATGCCAGCCCCGGTTCTATCAGCACTGTCTGCTGCCATGGCCTTCGCGGTCGCTACGTCTCCATCCTCATCCCCGGCCGGAAGGATGCGCTGGTGCTGTGTGAGGTGGAAGTGATCCGGCAAGGCTGCACCCCGCTGCCAGGAGGTGAGCTGTCAGGAGAGCCCACCTCCCCCAGgaaccccagcacccaccaaCCCAC CATGGTGTTCACAGCCCTCAACGTGGCGCGGGAGCAGCAGGCGACACAGTCCTCCACCTCCAATGGCTCCGGCTTCGCATCCAAGGCGGTAGATGGGAACCGGGACGGCGTCTGGCACCACGgctcctgcagccacacacGGCGAGAGCGGGAGCCCTGGTGGAGTGTGGACCTGGGCAGACGCCGCGCCGTGGCAGCTGTGGTGGTAAAGAACCGGCAGGATTGCTGCTGGCAGCGGCTGCGGGGAGCACAGGTCCATGTCGGGGACGCACCAGCCGATCGTGGCAGGGACAACCCCAT CTGCGGCATCATCACGGACGCTGGTCCTGGCTCACTTAGTACCATCTGCTGCCAGGGGCTACAGGGCCGCTATGTCACTGTCACCATACCCGGCAGGGAGGGGCAGCTGGTGCTTTGCGAGGTGGAGGTCTACACTGTCTTCCCCGAAATCTGA
- the LOC130146446 gene encoding alanine aminotransferase 1-like isoform X2, whose product MRGRHSRRACWCRCRAPRCMQRQQGWRGAVAVPYPLAEEQGWAVAGEALRQVLRQARVRCHPKVLCIVNPGDPTGHVLSRQSMEDIIRLVAEEHLLLLADERVLWEMGAPLASTVQLVSFYSLSKSVAGESGFRVGFLELVNIEEGITLPFQLAQSIPRPCVLGRILLDLLMDPPDEGDPIQKALEEQRQGLRRDLAHNARRVQEVLGRAPGICCQPVQGGARAFPRIQLPPRALQQARVLGLEPDVFFCQELREATGVVLAPGSEFGQPEGTYHVGLSLLPPAETLEPVLLALTRFHTAFLRHFS is encoded by the exons ATGAGAGGGCGCCACAGCCGACGGGCGTGCTGGTGCCGGTGCCGGGCCCCCCGCTGCATGCAGCGGCAgcagggctggcggggggcCGTGGCCGTGCCGTACCCGCTGGccgaggagcagggctgggctgtggctggcgaGGCGCTGCGGCAGGTGCTGCGGCAGGCACGGGTGAGATGCCACCCCAAGGTGCTCTGCATCGTCAACCCCGGAGACCCCACGG GGCATGTGTTGAGCCGGCAGAGCATGGAGGACATCATCCGGCTGGTGGCTGAGGaacacctgctgctgctggcagatgAG CGGGTGCTGTGGGAGATGGGTGCCCCGCTCGCCTCCACCGTCCAGCTTGTCTCATTCTACTCCCTCTCCAAAAGCGTGGCAGGCGA GAGTGGTTTCCGTGTGGGGTTCCTGGAGCTGGTCAACATTGAGGAGGGAATCACACTGCCCTTCCAGCTGGCACAGTCCATCCCCCGGCCCTGTGTCCTGGGGCGGATCCTGCTTGACCTCCTCATGGACCCGCCAGATGAGGGGGATCCCATACAGAAGGCCCTGGAGGAG cagaggcaggggcTGCGCCGGGACCTGGCCCACAACGCCCGGCGGGTGCAGGAGGTGCTGGGCCGGGCCCCCGGCATCTGCTGCCAGCCCGTGCAGGGCGGCGCCCGCGCCTTCCCCCGCATCCAGCTCCCGCCCCGCGCCCTGCAGCAGGCCCGG GTGCTGGGCCTGGAGCCCGACGTCTTCTTCTGCCAGGAGCTGCGGGAGGCAACGGGGGTGGTGCTGGCCCCAGGGAGCGAGTTTGGGCAGCCAGAGGGCACCTACCACGTCGG gctgtcactgctgccaccagctgAGACACTGGAGCCAGTGTTGCTCGCCCTCACCCGCTTCCACACCGCCTTCCTGCGCCACTTCTCCTGA
- the LOC130146446 gene encoding alanine aminotransferase 1-like isoform X1 translates to MRGRHSRRACWCRCRAPRCMQRQQGWRGAVAVPYPLAEEQGWAVAGEALRQVLRQARVRCHPKVLCIVNPGDPTGHVLSRQSMEDIIRLVAEEHLLLLADEVQQERAFLPGCPFLSFKRVLWEMGAPLASTVQLVSFYSLSKSVAGESGFRVGFLELVNIEEGITLPFQLAQSIPRPCVLGRILLDLLMDPPDEGDPIQKALEEQRQGLRRDLAHNARRVQEVLGRAPGICCQPVQGGARAFPRIQLPPRALQQARVLGLEPDVFFCQELREATGVVLAPGSEFGQPEGTYHVGLSLLPPAETLEPVLLALTRFHTAFLRHFS, encoded by the exons ATGAGAGGGCGCCACAGCCGACGGGCGTGCTGGTGCCGGTGCCGGGCCCCCCGCTGCATGCAGCGGCAgcagggctggcggggggcCGTGGCCGTGCCGTACCCGCTGGccgaggagcagggctgggctgtggctggcgaGGCGCTGCGGCAGGTGCTGCGGCAGGCACGGGTGAGATGCCACCCCAAGGTGCTCTGCATCGTCAACCCCGGAGACCCCACGG GGCATGTGTTGAGCCGGCAGAGCATGGAGGACATCATCCGGCTGGTGGCTGAGGaacacctgctgctgctggcagatgAG GTACAGCAGGAACGAGCCTTCCTCCCTGGCTgccccttcctctccttcaaGCGGGTGCTGTGGGAGATGGGTGCCCCGCTCGCCTCCACCGTCCAGCTTGTCTCATTCTACTCCCTCTCCAAAAGCGTGGCAGGCGA GAGTGGTTTCCGTGTGGGGTTCCTGGAGCTGGTCAACATTGAGGAGGGAATCACACTGCCCTTCCAGCTGGCACAGTCCATCCCCCGGCCCTGTGTCCTGGGGCGGATCCTGCTTGACCTCCTCATGGACCCGCCAGATGAGGGGGATCCCATACAGAAGGCCCTGGAGGAG cagaggcaggggcTGCGCCGGGACCTGGCCCACAACGCCCGGCGGGTGCAGGAGGTGCTGGGCCGGGCCCCCGGCATCTGCTGCCAGCCCGTGCAGGGCGGCGCCCGCGCCTTCCCCCGCATCCAGCTCCCGCCCCGCGCCCTGCAGCAGGCCCGG GTGCTGGGCCTGGAGCCCGACGTCTTCTTCTGCCAGGAGCTGCGGGAGGCAACGGGGGTGGTGCTGGCCCCAGGGAGCGAGTTTGGGCAGCCAGAGGGCACCTACCACGTCGG gctgtcactgctgccaccagctgAGACACTGGAGCCAGTGTTGCTCGCCCTCACCCGCTTCCACACCGCCTTCCTGCGCCACTTCTCCTGA
- the LOC130146445 gene encoding alanine aminotransferase 2-like: MAAISTPGGTDTPLSQVNPSSQRTPPPPLQPLLEQATAIEGELTQGEDKSSTEVICCHSGDAVAAGRQPLTYLQQVAAICAYPTLLDAECMPADTKQRARQILQHLQGGSPGSYNLEYITDTVAKKVARYLEQRDNGIPSDPHCIVPCSGTASAMVDVVTLVVDERAPQPTGVLVPVPGPPLHAAAAGLAGAVAVPYPLAEEQGWAVAGEALRQVLRQARVRCHPKVLCIVNPGDPTGHVLSRQSMEDIIRLVAEEHLLLLADEVQQERAFLPGCPFLSFKRVLWEMGAPLASTVQLVSFYSLSKGFGGGGFRAGFFELVNIDPSVLKCFYTWGMSVYPSILGQVMLEMAMEPPLPSDPSYPAFNEQRQGLRRDLAHNARRVQEVLGRAPRHLLPARAGRRPRLPPHPAPAPRPAAGPGAGPGA; encoded by the exons ATGGCAGCGATCAGCACCCCGGGGGGCACTGACACCCCCCTGTCTCAGGTGAACCCTAGCAGCCAGCGCACACCGCCACCTCCACTGCAGCCTCTGCTTGAGCAGGCTACTGCCATTGAAGGCGAGCTGACCCAG GGAGAGGACAAGTCCTCCACCGAGGTCATCTGCTGCCATTCAGGGGATGCAGTTGCTGCCGGCCGCCAGCCCCTCACCTACCTCCAGCAG GTGGCTGCCATCTGCGCGTATCCCACACTGCTGGACGCCGAGTGCATGCCGGCGGACACCAAGCAGCGCGCACGCCAGatcctgcagcacctgcagggTGGCAGCCCAG GGTCCTACAACCTGGAGTACATCACTGACACCGTGGCCAAAAAAGTGGCCCGTTACTTGGAGCAAAGGGACAATGGCATTCCCAGCGATCCCCACTGCATTGTCCCCTGCAGTGGCACCGCCTCAGCCATGGTG GACGTGGTGACGCTGGTGGTGGATGAGAGGGCGCCACAGCCGACGGGCGTGCTGGTGCCGGTGCCGGGCCCCCCGCTGCATGCAGcggcagcggggctggcgggggccgTGGCCGTGCCGTACCCGCTGGccgaggagcagggctgggctgtggctggcgaGGCGCTGCGGCAGGTGCTGCGGCAGGCACGGGTGAGATGCCACCCCAAGGTGCTCTGCATCGTCAACCCCGGAGACCCCACGG GGCATGTGTTGAGCCGGCAGAGCATGGAGGACATCATCCGGCTGGTGGCTGAGGaacacctgctgctgctggcagatgAG GTACAGCAGGAACGAGCCTTCCTCCCTGGCTgccccttcctctccttcaaGCGGGTGCTGTGGGAGATGGGTGCCCCGCTCGCCTCCACCGTCCAGCTTGTCTCATTCTACTCCCTCTCCAAGGGTTTCGGGGG GGGTGGTTTCCGAGCAGGTTTCTTCGAGCTGGTGAACATTGACCCAAGTGTCCTGAAGTGCTTCTACACATGGGGGATGTCAGTGTATCCCTCCATCCTGGGTCAGGTGATGTTGGAGATGGCCATGGAGCCCCCACTGCCCAGTGACCCCTCCTATCCAGCCTTTAATGAG cagaggcaggggcTGCGCCGGGACCTGGCCCACAACGCCCGGCGGGTGCAGGAGGTGCTGGGCCGGGCCCCCCGGCATCTGCTGCCAGCCCGTGCAGGGCGGCGCCCGCGCCTTCCCCCGCATCCAGCTCCCGCCCCGCGCCCTGCAGCAGGCCCGG